The following are from one region of the Zonotrichia leucophrys gambelii isolate GWCS_2022_RI chromosome 1A, RI_Zleu_2.0, whole genome shotgun sequence genome:
- the DMTF1 gene encoding cyclin-D-binding Myb-like transcription factor 1: MSTVEEESDTVTVETVNSVTLTQDTEGNLILHCPQNEADEVDSEDSSEPPHKRLCLSEDDQSLDDSTPCISVVAVPISENDQSFEVTMTATAEVAEDEINEGTVTQIQILQNEQLDEISPMGNEEVSAVSQAWFTTKEDKDSLTNKGHKWKQGMWSKEEIDILMSNIERYLKARGIKDATEIIFEMSKDERKDFYRTIAWGLNRPLFAVYRRVLRMYDDRNHVGKYTPEEIEKLKELRVKHGNDWATIGAALGRSASSVKDRCRLMKDTCNTGKWTEKEEKRLAEVVHELTSTEPGDIVTQGVSWAAVAERVGTRSEKQCRSKWLNYLNWKQSGGTEWTKEDEINLILRIAELEVSDENDINWDLLAEGWSSVRSPQWLRSKWWTIKRQIANHKDVSFPVLIKGLKQLHENQKNNPGHQLAENKCGSGLASSNSSSGVQHVQIRVARLEESTGSAPSPMAALQIPVQITHVSSTDSPAATVDSETITLNSGTLQTFEILPSFHLQPTGTPGTYLLQTSSSQGLPLTLTTSPTMTLTAAAAPASPEQIIVHALSPEHLLNTSDNVTVQCHTPSVIIRTVAAEDISSSVTQTELAVDADIQSADLTDPPDTLGTNTFPHDIHQSKLSDEEQSAYNEDDASKFSSRNSRELMDGVLVRTEEEIADASLKQNEDSHSGLPSTYVTEDLGSPTIEEQVDQPTIDDETVLIVPSSHGFIQATDDMDNESVLPLTTLTDPILQHHGDGSHIIGSSLGSPDSEDSKDVEDLVSCP, encoded by the exons ATGAGCACAGTTGAAGAAGAGTCTGACACAGTGACAGTAGAAACCGTGAACTCTGTGACTTTGACTCAGGATACTGAAGGGAACCTAATTCTTCATTGCCCTCAAAATG AAGCTGATGAAGTAGACTCTGAAGACAGCTCTGAACCTCCACACAAGAGGCTTTGCTTATCAGAGGATGATCAAAGCCTTGATGATTCTACTCCATGCATTTCTGTTGTTGCAGTTCCAA TTTCAGAAAATGACCAGAGCTTTGAGGTGACCATGACTGCTACCGCTGAGGTAGCTGAAGATGAGATTAATGAAGGAACTGTTACTCAGATTCAG ATTCTTCAGAATGAGCAGTTGGATGAAATCTCCCCAATGGGCAATGAAGAAGTATCAGCTGTTAGTCAAGCCTGGTTCACAACCAAAGAGGATAAGGATTCTCTAACCAATAAAG GCCATAAGTGGAAGCAAGGGATGTGGTCAAAGGAAGAAATTGACATTTTGATGAGTAACATTGAACGTTACTTAAAG GCCCGTGGAATAAAAGATGCCActgaaattatatttgaaatgtcaaaagatgaaagaaaagatttctacAGGACAATAGCTTGGGGTCTGAATCGGCCTCTCTTTGCTGTCTATAGAAGAGTTCTTCGCATGTATGATGACAGAAACCATGTTGGAAA GTATACTCCTGAGGAAATTGAAAAGCTTAAAGA GCTGAGAGTAAAGCATGGTAATGATTGGGCCACAAtaggagctgccctggggagaaGTGCTTCATCTGTAAAGGATCGATGTAGGCTGATGAAGGATACCTGCAACACAG GAAAGTggacagagaaagaagagaagagactGGCAGAAGTGGTGCACGAGCTGACAAGCACAGAGCCAGGTGACATTGTCACCCAAGGTGTGTCCTGGGCTGCGGTGGCAGAGCGGGTCGGGACGCGCTCGGAGAAGCAGTGCCGCTCTAAATGGCTCAACTATCTCAACTGGAAACAAAGTGGAGGCACCGAGTGGACCAAGGAGGATGAAATAAATCTGATCTTGAG GATAGCGGAACTTGAAGTTTCTGATGAGAATGACATCAATTGGGACTTGCTGGCTGAGGGATGGAGTAGTGTCCGCTCCCCACAGTGGCTCCGGAGTAAATGGTGGACCATTAAAAGACAGATTGCAAACCACAAAGATGTTTCATTCCCTG TGCTGATAAAGGGTCTTAAACAGCTCCACGAGAACCAAAAAAACAATCCAGGGCACCAGCTTGCAGAGAACAAGTGTGGCAGTGGCTTAGCAAGCAGTAACTCCAGCTCGGGGGTGCAGCACGTGCAGATCCGCGTGGCTCGCTTGGAGGAGAGCACgggcagtgcccccagccccatggcagctctgcagatccCAGTGCAGATCACCCATGTCT CCTCAACCGATTCCCCTGCTGCTACTGTTGACTCTGAGACAATAACACTGAACAGTGGAACACTACAGACCTTTGAGATTCTTCCA TCTTTCCACCTCCAGCCGACTGGGACACCGGGTACCTACTTACTGCAGACAAGCTCGAGCCAAGGGCTGCCTTTAACGCTGACAACGAGCCCCACCATGACCCTGACGGCCGCGGCAGCTCCGGCCTCCCCGGAGCAGATCATCGTTCACGCCTTATCT CCAGAGCATTTGTTAAACACAAGTGACAACGTCACAGTGCAGTGCCACACGCCGAGTGTCATAATCCGCACCGTTGCTGCTGAAGACATCTCCTCCTCTGTCACCCagacagagctggctgtggatGCAGACATTCAGTCAGCTGACCTGACAGATCCTCCAGACACCCTAGGAACAAATACTTTCCCACATGATATCCATCAGTCCAAGCTGAGTGATGAAGAGCAGTCAGCCTACAACGAAGATGATGCTTCCAAATTTAGCAGCAGGAATAGTAGAGAACTGATGGATGGAGTTCTGGTAAGAACAGAGGAGGAGATTGCTGATGCTAGCCTGAAACAGAATGAGGATTCTCACTCTGGTTTACCCAGCACTTACGTTACTGAG GATCTGGGTTCCCCAACAATAGAAGAACAAGTTGATCAGCCTACAATAGATGATGAGACTGTGCTTATTGTTCCTTCTTCCCATGGTTTTATCCAGGCAACAGATGATATGGATAATGAATCAGTCTTGCCCTTGACAACTCTCACAG ATCCTATCCTGCAGCACCATGGAGATGGGTCACACATTATTGGCTCATCGCTGGGCAGTCCTGACTCAGAAGATTCCAAGGATGTTGAGGATTTAGTGAGCTGTCCCTGA